The proteins below come from a single Arthrobacter crystallopoietes genomic window:
- a CDS encoding class I SAM-dependent methyltransferase, which translates to MGNYERDLTTYYDRQAEIRDARTPDPQRVAKRSEFIEHLKATRRHDLLEIGCGTGVDGLAFKAAGIRYTGVDLSEASVRIARHKQLEASVASARELPFADETFDAAWTMSMLLHVANADLYGVLTEIMRVLKPGSPLAVGLWSGSDSEGINAADDQEPQRFFSRRSDETLLSLFEPHGTIRDFTTWEHGQDPGHYQYFLIYKP; encoded by the coding sequence ATGGGCAACTATGAAAGGGATCTGACAACGTACTACGACCGGCAGGCCGAAATCCGCGATGCCCGGACGCCGGATCCGCAGCGGGTGGCCAAGCGCAGCGAGTTCATCGAGCACCTCAAGGCGACCCGCCGGCATGACCTGCTGGAAATCGGCTGCGGCACCGGCGTGGACGGTCTGGCATTCAAGGCCGCCGGAATCCGTTACACCGGGGTGGACCTGTCCGAAGCGAGCGTGCGGATCGCCCGGCACAAACAGCTCGAAGCCTCGGTCGCCTCTGCCCGCGAGCTGCCGTTCGCCGACGAAACCTTCGACGCCGCCTGGACCATGAGCATGCTGCTGCATGTGGCCAACGCCGACCTCTACGGGGTCCTGACCGAAATCATGCGCGTACTCAAACCCGGCTCCCCACTGGCCGTGGGCCTCTGGTCCGGCTCCGACAGCGAGGGCATCAACGCCGCCGACGATCAGGAACCGCAGCGCTTCTTCAGCCGCCGCTCCGACGAGACCCTCTTGAGCCTGTTCGAACCGCACGGCACCATCCGCGACTTCACCACCTGGGAACACGGTCAGGATCCCGGGCATTACCAGTACTTCCTGATCTATAAACCCTGA
- the purU gene encoding formyltetrahydrofolate deformylase has translation MSEASLPSTDSIYNLTLSCQDRPGIVYAVTGALVEAGCNIVDSQQYGNPNSGRFFMRVAVTTGTSHADLQRALRPVAETFSMQWSLNPQGAKMRTLLMASKSAHCLNSLLFQQRSGTLPIDVPIIVSNHTDLADMAAFYGIEFRHIPVTPDTKGEAEQALRDLVAEYDIELVVLARYMQILSNELCTDLQGKAINIHHSFLPSFKGARPYHQAHDRGVKLIGATAHYVTPDLDEGPIIEQEVIRVDHAKSAEQFVAMGRDVEARTLATAVQWHAEHRVLLDGQRTVVFN, from the coding sequence GTGAGTGAAGCTTCCCTGCCCAGCACCGATTCCATCTACAACCTGACGCTCTCCTGCCAGGACCGTCCCGGCATCGTGTACGCCGTGACCGGAGCGCTGGTGGAAGCCGGCTGCAATATCGTCGATTCGCAGCAGTACGGGAACCCGAATTCCGGCCGGTTCTTCATGCGCGTTGCCGTCACCACCGGCACGTCCCACGCAGACTTGCAACGGGCGCTGCGGCCCGTGGCCGAAACCTTCAGCATGCAGTGGAGCCTGAACCCACAAGGCGCCAAGATGCGCACGCTGCTGATGGCCTCTAAATCCGCGCACTGCCTCAACTCGCTGCTGTTCCAGCAGCGCTCGGGCACGCTGCCCATCGACGTCCCGATCATCGTCTCCAACCACACGGACCTGGCAGACATGGCGGCGTTCTACGGCATCGAATTCCGCCATATTCCGGTCACGCCGGACACCAAGGGCGAAGCCGAACAAGCGCTGCGCGACCTGGTGGCCGAGTACGACATCGAGCTCGTGGTGCTCGCCCGCTACATGCAGATCCTGAGCAATGAACTCTGCACGGACCTGCAGGGCAAGGCGATCAATATCCACCACTCCTTCCTGCCGTCCTTCAAAGGTGCCAGACCGTACCACCAGGCACATGACCGCGGCGTCAAACTGATCGGCGCCACGGCGCATTACGTCACGCCGGACCTGGACGAGGGACCAATCATCGAGCAGGAAGTCATCCGCGTGGACCATGCGAAGTCCGCCGAGCAGTTCGTGGCCATGGGCCGCGACGTGGAGGCCCGCACGCTGGCCACGGCCGTCCAGTGGCATGCCGAGCACCGTGTCCTGCTGGACGGGCAGCGGACCGTCGTCTTCAACTGA
- a CDS encoding F510_1955 family glycosylhydrolase, with amino-acid sequence MTPTPSRLRTRKRAARTAAAVFVALLAAGCAQPAAETSGSAADTGAAPYGHVHGMSVDPQSGQVLLATHDGLFDVTTENPEKIGPTIDLMGFSPAGNDHFYASGHPGPGSDLPNPAGLIHSTDGGKTWEPLSRQGESDFHALTMTRDGIIGYDGELRITGDLESWTTADTDLQPHNLAGTSLSPVVLATTEQGVQRSDDGGKTWDTPADAPVLLLTTFADEATAVGVAPDGSVQVSRDAGKTWQVSGGTVSGQPAAIAAAPGDDGKPQIWIATTAGVEHSIDGGATFSPPAS; translated from the coding sequence TTGACTCCCACACCCTCCCGTTTGCGCACCCGGAAACGCGCAGCCCGCACCGCTGCTGCCGTATTCGTGGCGCTGCTCGCCGCCGGCTGCGCCCAGCCGGCCGCCGAAACCTCCGGCTCTGCCGCCGATACCGGCGCCGCCCCCTACGGGCACGTCCACGGCATGAGCGTCGATCCGCAGTCAGGCCAGGTTCTGCTGGCCACCCACGACGGACTCTTCGACGTCACGACGGAGAACCCTGAAAAAATCGGGCCGACCATCGACCTGATGGGCTTCTCTCCCGCCGGTAACGATCATTTCTACGCCTCCGGCCACCCCGGCCCCGGTTCGGACCTGCCCAACCCCGCGGGCCTGATCCACTCAACCGACGGCGGGAAAACCTGGGAACCGCTCTCCCGGCAAGGCGAATCCGATTTCCATGCCCTGACCATGACACGCGACGGAATCATCGGTTACGACGGCGAGCTCCGGATCACCGGGGACCTGGAGAGCTGGACCACTGCCGATACCGACCTCCAGCCGCACAATCTGGCCGGCACGTCCCTGAGCCCGGTGGTCCTGGCGACGACCGAACAGGGCGTCCAGCGCTCGGATGACGGCGGGAAAACCTGGGATACACCAGCCGATGCACCAGTACTGCTCCTGACCACGTTCGCTGACGAGGCCACCGCGGTCGGCGTGGCACCGGACGGCTCGGTACAGGTCAGCCGCGATGCAGGCAAGACGTGGCAGGTATCCGGCGGGACAGTTTCCGGCCAGCCGGCAGCCATCGCTGCGGCACCCGGCGACGATGGGAAGCCACAGATCTGGATCGCTACGACCGCGGGCGTCGAGCATTCGATAGACGGCGGCGCGACATTCAGTCCGCCTGCAAGCTGA
- a CDS encoding DUF305 domain-containing protein, producing the protein MKRFTAISATAVAATLFLAGCGSDTGSETTEGTMPGMDHGSMSASPSAAASDAADHNSADAMFAQMMIPHHEQAVEMSDIMLAKDGLDPQIIQLAEDIKAAQGPEIEKMTGWLQAWGEPMEMSGDHAMEGMMSPDDLEALESAQGDDAARMFLTQMIAHHEGAVAMAEEESANGQNADTVALAETVIADQSAEIEKMKDLLANL; encoded by the coding sequence ATGAAGCGCTTTACCGCCATTTCGGCAACCGCAGTCGCCGCCACCCTTTTCCTGGCTGGCTGCGGCTCAGACACAGGATCGGAGACCACCGAAGGGACCATGCCCGGCATGGACCACGGCAGTATGTCCGCGTCCCCCTCGGCCGCCGCTTCCGACGCCGCCGACCATAACAGCGCAGACGCCATGTTCGCGCAGATGATGATCCCGCACCACGAGCAGGCCGTGGAAATGAGCGACATCATGCTCGCCAAGGACGGGCTGGATCCACAGATCATCCAGCTGGCAGAGGACATCAAGGCCGCCCAAGGACCGGAAATCGAGAAAATGACCGGCTGGCTGCAGGCTTGGGGCGAGCCGATGGAAATGTCCGGCGATCACGCCATGGAAGGCATGATGAGCCCAGACGACCTCGAAGCACTTGAGTCGGCCCAGGGTGATGATGCCGCCCGGATGTTCCTGACCCAGATGATCGCCCACCACGAAGGTGCCGTCGCGATGGCTGAAGAGGAATCCGCCAATGGCCAGAACGCTGACACCGTCGCTCTCGCCGAGACGGTCATAGCTGACCAAAGTGCAGAGATCGAGAAGATGAAGGATCTTCTCGCCAACCTCTGA
- a CDS encoding DUF6153 family protein, whose amino-acid sequence MNKGTKPGSFLPLRRSLTLFLGLVAVIIGIIGMHILNVSHHNPGTGTADHAVAAAPAHSTDHGPGVDSAAASSSPAAESLHAAACAGPCGGDHDTMTAVCMLMIVVGGFALLFVPRQLRIRGRDGLRAPPRGLSLALPALRPPSLVQLSISRT is encoded by the coding sequence ATGAACAAGGGCACCAAGCCTGGTTCCTTCCTGCCCCTCCGCCGCTCTTTGACACTGTTTCTGGGTTTGGTTGCGGTCATCATCGGCATTATCGGGATGCACATCCTGAACGTTTCCCACCACAACCCCGGTACCGGCACCGCCGATCACGCCGTCGCCGCGGCCCCGGCCCATTCAACTGACCATGGCCCGGGAGTGGACTCCGCCGCAGCCTCGTCGTCCCCGGCTGCGGAGTCGCTGCATGCGGCTGCCTGTGCCGGGCCGTGCGGCGGGGACCACGACACCATGACTGCCGTGTGCATGCTGATGATCGTTGTGGGCGGCTTCGCCCTGCTCTTCGTCCCCAGGCAGCTCCGGATCCGCGGCCGGGACGGGCTGCGTGCGCCGCCCCGTGGGCTCAGCCTCGCTTTACCGGCACTTCGGCCTCCTTCACTCGTTCAGCTCTCTATCAGCCGCACCTAG
- a CDS encoding FAD-dependent oxidoreductase, which translates to MDKVLDAVIIGAGQAGLSAAYHLQRRGLVPEQDYIVLDANEGPGGAWRHRWPSLTFDAAHGLHDLPGLPLGVPDPAEPASAVVSRYYGAYEQKFNLPVHRPQRVESITNDDGAAGQLLRVISTSGREWLARTVISSTGTWDRPYWPYYPGRETFRGRQLHTHDFWSADEFRGKRVLVVGGGTSALQFLLQLDAAGAQTVWSTRREPDFITEPFDASWGIEVERKVNERTRAGLPPVSVVGVTGLPLNETYKAGIDSGVLVSHGRLARITKDGVVFADGSAEQVDVILWATGFRPSLDHLTPLQLREPGGGIRMGTDAVSVVKEPRLFLVGYGSTASTVGATRAGRAAAMAALRQLKAATVPDRGPRSLATVVG; encoded by the coding sequence ATGGACAAGGTACTGGACGCAGTGATTATCGGCGCTGGCCAGGCCGGCCTCAGCGCCGCCTACCACCTGCAGCGGCGCGGCCTGGTTCCGGAACAGGACTACATTGTCCTGGATGCGAACGAAGGCCCAGGCGGAGCGTGGCGGCACCGCTGGCCCTCCTTGACTTTCGACGCCGCACACGGGCTGCACGATCTCCCTGGCCTCCCGCTCGGGGTTCCGGACCCAGCGGAGCCGGCGTCCGCCGTCGTTAGCCGTTACTACGGTGCCTACGAGCAGAAGTTTAACCTTCCCGTCCACCGTCCCCAACGCGTCGAGTCCATTACCAACGACGACGGCGCCGCCGGGCAGCTGCTGCGGGTCATCAGCACCTCGGGCCGCGAATGGCTGGCGCGCACGGTCATCAGCAGTACGGGCACGTGGGACCGGCCGTACTGGCCCTACTACCCCGGGCGCGAGACGTTCCGCGGCCGGCAGCTGCATACCCATGATTTTTGGTCGGCCGACGAGTTCCGCGGCAAGCGCGTACTGGTGGTCGGCGGCGGGACATCGGCCCTGCAGTTCCTGCTCCAGCTGGATGCTGCCGGCGCGCAGACCGTCTGGTCCACTCGGCGGGAGCCGGACTTCATTACCGAACCCTTCGACGCCAGCTGGGGCATTGAGGTGGAGCGCAAAGTCAACGAACGCACCCGCGCCGGGCTGCCGCCGGTGAGCGTGGTCGGCGTGACGGGCCTGCCGCTGAACGAGACCTATAAAGCAGGTATCGACTCCGGCGTCCTGGTCTCCCACGGGCGGCTTGCCCGGATCACCAAGGACGGCGTGGTGTTTGCGGACGGGTCGGCCGAGCAGGTGGATGTCATCCTGTGGGCAACGGGCTTCCGTCCCTCGCTGGACCATCTGACCCCGCTGCAGCTGCGTGAGCCAGGCGGCGGCATCCGCATGGGTACGGACGCCGTCTCCGTAGTCAAGGAACCGCGGCTGTTCCTCGTGGGGTACGGCTCCACCGCCTCGACAGTCGGCGCCACCCGGGCCGGCCGGGCGGCGGCGATGGCAGCACTGCGGCAGCTGAAGGCTGCCACGGTGCCGGACCGGGGACCGCGCTCGCTGGCAACGGTGGTCGGCTGA
- the glyA gene encoding serine hydroxymethyltransferase, producing MTSSTPSVTDQPLAEVDPEIAAVLDAELGRQRDTLEMIASENFAPRSVLEVQGSVLTNKYAEGYPGRRYYGGCEHVDVAENLAIERVKNLFGAEFANVQPHAGAQANAAALAALINPGDKIMGLSLAHGGHLTHGMKLNFSGKLYKVAAYEVDPQTFRVDMDKVREQALAERPNVIIAGWSAYPRQLDFEAFRSIADEVGAYFWTDMAHFAGLVAAGLHPNPVPHSDVVTSTVHKTLAGPRSGVILGKQDFAKKINSNVFPGQQGGPLMHVIAAKAVAFKIAGSQEFKDRQARVLEGARILAERLTAADVTEAGVSVLTGGTDVHLVLVDLRNSELDGQQAEDLLHSVGITVNRNAVPFDPRPPMVTSGLRIGTPALATRGFGSTEFTEVADIIATALKGGADVEALRTRVTKLAQQFPLYPGHEQW from the coding sequence GTGACGTCTTCCACCCCGTCAGTCACCGACCAGCCTCTGGCCGAAGTCGATCCCGAAATCGCCGCCGTTCTCGATGCCGAGCTCGGGCGCCAGCGTGACACGCTGGAAATGATTGCCTCCGAAAACTTCGCCCCGCGCTCCGTGCTGGAGGTCCAGGGATCCGTCCTGACCAATAAGTACGCCGAGGGCTACCCTGGCCGCCGGTACTACGGCGGCTGCGAGCACGTGGACGTGGCCGAGAACCTGGCCATCGAACGGGTCAAGAACCTGTTCGGCGCAGAGTTCGCCAACGTCCAGCCGCACGCCGGAGCGCAGGCCAACGCCGCCGCGCTCGCCGCCCTGATCAATCCGGGCGACAAGATCATGGGTCTGTCCCTGGCCCACGGCGGTCACCTCACCCACGGCATGAAGCTGAACTTCTCCGGCAAGCTCTACAAGGTCGCCGCGTACGAGGTGGACCCGCAGACCTTCCGCGTGGACATGGACAAGGTCCGCGAGCAGGCCCTGGCCGAGCGCCCGAACGTCATTATCGCCGGCTGGTCCGCCTACCCGCGGCAGCTGGACTTCGAGGCGTTCCGCTCCATCGCGGACGAGGTCGGCGCCTACTTCTGGACCGACATGGCGCACTTCGCCGGCCTGGTGGCCGCCGGGCTGCACCCGAACCCGGTGCCGCATTCCGACGTCGTGACCTCCACCGTGCACAAGACGCTGGCCGGACCGCGCTCGGGCGTCATCCTGGGCAAGCAGGACTTCGCCAAGAAGATCAACTCCAATGTCTTCCCCGGCCAGCAGGGCGGGCCGCTGATGCACGTCATCGCTGCCAAGGCAGTGGCCTTCAAGATCGCCGGCAGCCAGGAGTTCAAGGACCGGCAGGCGCGCGTGCTCGAGGGCGCCCGCATTCTGGCCGAACGGCTGACCGCCGCCGACGTCACCGAGGCCGGCGTCTCGGTGCTGACCGGGGGCACGGACGTGCACCTGGTCCTGGTGGACCTGCGCAACTCCGAACTGGACGGCCAGCAGGCCGAAGACCTGCTGCACTCGGTGGGCATCACCGTGAACCGCAACGCAGTGCCGTTCGACCCGCGCCCGCCGATGGTTACCTCCGGCCTGCGGATCGGCACGCCGGCACTGGCTACCCGCGGCTTCGGCTCTACCGAATTCACCGAGGTTGCGGATATCATCGCCACAGCGTTGAAGGGCGGGGCCGACGTCGAGGCGCTGCGCACGCGCGTGACGAAGCTGGCCCAGCAGTTCCCGCTGTACCCCGGCCACGAGCAGTGGTAA
- a CDS encoding bifunctional methylenetetrahydrofolate dehydrogenase/methenyltetrahydrofolate cyclohydrolase: MNSEATQTAQKLDGTATAKRIKEELTERVAALKTRGIVPGLGTVLVGEDPGSKWYVGGKHKDCAEVGIESIRRDLPDTISQEELETVLDELNNDPACTGYIVQLPLPKHIDTNAILEKIDPAKDADGLHPMNLGRLVLNVNAPLDSPLPCTPHGCVELLLRHDIELAGKRVLVVGRGVTVGRPLGLLLTRKSINATVVLAHTGTVDLADELRRADVVIAAAGMPHMVKAEDLKPGAIVLDVGVSRVEDEDTGKAKVTGDVEPAAKSVASWLSPNPGGVGPMTRAMLLANVVEAAERQAR, translated from the coding sequence ATGAATTCTGAAGCCACCCAGACCGCGCAGAAGCTGGACGGAACGGCCACGGCCAAACGCATTAAGGAAGAGCTCACCGAGCGGGTAGCCGCGCTGAAGACCCGTGGGATCGTGCCCGGGCTCGGCACGGTGCTGGTGGGGGAGGACCCAGGCAGCAAGTGGTACGTCGGTGGCAAGCACAAGGACTGTGCCGAGGTGGGCATCGAATCCATCCGCCGCGACCTGCCGGACACCATCTCGCAGGAGGAACTGGAAACGGTCCTCGATGAGCTGAACAACGATCCGGCCTGCACCGGCTACATCGTCCAGCTGCCGCTGCCCAAGCACATCGACACCAACGCCATCCTGGAGAAGATTGATCCGGCCAAGGATGCGGACGGCCTGCACCCGATGAACCTGGGCCGGCTGGTGCTCAACGTCAACGCGCCGCTGGATTCGCCGCTGCCGTGCACCCCGCACGGCTGCGTGGAACTGCTGCTGCGCCACGACATTGAGCTGGCCGGCAAGCGCGTGCTGGTGGTGGGCCGCGGTGTGACCGTGGGCCGCCCGCTGGGGCTGCTGCTGACGCGCAAGTCCATCAATGCCACCGTGGTGCTGGCCCATACCGGCACCGTGGACCTGGCCGATGAGCTGCGCCGCGCGGATGTGGTGATTGCCGCCGCGGGCATGCCGCACATGGTCAAGGCCGAAGACCTCAAGCCCGGTGCCATTGTGCTCGACGTCGGTGTCAGCCGCGTTGAGGATGAGGACACAGGCAAGGCCAAGGTCACCGGCGACGTGGAGCCCGCGGCCAAGTCCGTGGCCAGTTGGCTCTCGCCCAATCCGGGCGGGGTAGGCCCGATGACCCGCGCCATGCTGCTGGCCAACGTGGTTGAAGCAGCCGAGCGCCAGGCGCGCTGA